A single Phragmites australis chromosome 4, lpPhrAust1.1, whole genome shotgun sequence DNA region contains:
- the LOC133915976 gene encoding F-box only protein 13-like, which translates to METPPANGRKRKCPPSGLEDLHDDMLERVLARLPPASFFRLRAVSRRWRAAAASPTFLDACAGVPSRDPWFLMLSESDRPRLAVAFDAAERSWNHCRAAPGSMPVAASGGLVLYRAPDTGALTVANPLTGASRALPAPPQGGQQLQAIAMYCSPYRVVLFMGELPDLSMAVFDSSKNSWEGPVPLARKSEDSSPDAPVQGGDGVDDTVYFLSKSGNVVATNMQRSASKQYSSVVVPSSERGDAVAYFLSHSGTVVACDTARRTFTELPRILPVYFEYSIDVVACDGAAYAVVLSEYLDTASLRVWEFAEGAWRQVAAMPPAMSHGFYGKKADINCVGHGDRVMVCVSSDDANGCFMCDVSSNQWEELPKYINGDGEANEFLAAFSFEPRVEITV; encoded by the coding sequence ATGGAGACGCCGCCGGCCAACGGCAGGAAGCGCAAGTGTCCGCCCTCGGGCCTGGAGGACCTCCACGACGACATGCTGGAGCGCGTCCTCGCGCGCCTCCCGCCGGCCAGCTTCTTCCGCCTCCGCGCGGTCTCCCGCCGGtggcgcgcggcggccgcgtccCCGACCTTCCTCGACGCCTGCGCTGGCGTCCCCTCCCGCGACCCGTGGTTCCTCATGCTCTCCGAGTCCGACCGGCCCCGCCTGGCCGTCGCCTTCGACGCCGCCGAACGCAGCTGGAACCACTGCCGCGCCGCGCCGGGGTCCATGCCCGTGGCTGCGTCGGGCGGCCTCGTCCTCTACCGTGCGCCGGACACGGGCGCGCTCACCGTCGCCAACCCGCTCACCGGCGCGTCCCGCGCGCTCCCCGCGCCGCCGCAGGGCGGACAACAGCTGCAGGCTATTGCCATGTACTGCTCACCCTACCGCGTGGTTCTCTTCATGGGTGAGCTCCCCGACCTGTCCATGGCGGTGTTCGACTCGTCCAAGAACTCGTGGGAGGGCCCCGTGCCGCTTGCCCGCAAGTCCGAGGACTCGTCCCCAGACGCGCCGGTGCagggcggcgacggcgtcgaCGACACGGTCTACTTCCTGAGCAAGTCCGGCAACGTGGTGGCCACCAACATGCAGCGCAGCGCGTCGAAGCAGTACTCCTCGGTGGTCGTGCCGTCCTCCGAGCGCGGCGACGCCGTGGCTTACTTCCTCAGCCACTCGGGCACCGTCGTCGCCTGCGACACGGCGCGCCGCACGTTCACGGAGCTGCCCCGAATCTTGCCCGTGTACTTCGAGTACTCCATCGACGTCGTGGCGTGCGACGGCGCCGCCTACGCCGTCGTGCTCTCGGAGTACCTCGACACGGCGAGCCTGCGGGTGTGGGAGTTCGCCGAAGGCGCGTGGCGGCAGGTGGCCGCCATGCCGCCCGCCATGTCGCACGGGTTCTACGGCAAGAAGGCCGACATCAACTGCGTCGGGCACGGCGACCGCGTCATGGTCTGCGTGAGCTCTGACGACGCCAACGGCTGCTTCATGTGCGACGTGAGCAGCAACCAGTGGGAGGAGCTGCCCAAGTACATCAATGGAGACGGAGAGGCCAACGAGTTTTTGGCCGCCTTCTCCTTCGAGCCGAGAGTGGAGATCACCGTCTAA